A single window of Candidatus Flexicrinis affinis DNA harbors:
- a CDS encoding sulfite exporter TauE/SafE family protein: METLLIYTVIGFVCQLIDGSLGMGYKTTSTTLLLSAGLPPVAASAATHTAGIFTSAASGYAHYRIGNVNKRLLFRLSVAGILGGVIGAALLSNIPADVIKPVVAVYLAALGSLIIYRSLGSTSLIWRRTSTPILGSAGGFLDSIGGGGWGPIVTGTLVVNGNNPRKVIGTVSIAEFFVTLAQAATFATVAHTLDWTPVLGLILGGVPAAPLAALLCKRLPVRRMMLLVGLLILVLSVRTLILAFGA, translated from the coding sequence TTGGAAACACTCTTGATTTATACCGTCATCGGCTTCGTTTGCCAGTTGATCGACGGCAGCCTCGGCATGGGTTACAAGACGACATCGACCACGCTGCTGCTGAGCGCGGGCTTGCCCCCTGTGGCGGCTAGCGCGGCTACGCATACCGCGGGGATATTCACCAGCGCGGCATCGGGCTACGCCCACTATCGCATCGGCAACGTGAATAAGCGCCTGCTCTTTCGTCTGTCGGTCGCCGGTATCCTCGGCGGCGTGATCGGAGCGGCATTGCTTTCGAACATCCCGGCCGACGTCATCAAGCCCGTCGTTGCGGTCTATTTGGCCGCCCTCGGCAGCCTCATCATCTACCGGTCGCTCGGGTCCACGTCGTTGATTTGGCGACGGACCTCAACGCCCATTCTCGGCTCGGCCGGCGGATTCCTCGACTCGATCGGCGGCGGTGGGTGGGGCCCCATCGTCACCGGAACACTGGTCGTCAACGGCAACAATCCGCGCAAAGTCATCGGCACCGTAAGTATTGCCGAGTTCTTCGTGACGCTGGCGCAGGCGGCAACGTTTGCGACGGTGGCGCATACGCTCGACTGGACGCCCGTACTCGGGCTCATCTTGGGTGGCGTGCCGGCGGCTCCGCTCGCTGCCTTGCTGTGCAAACGCCTCCCGGTGCGCCGCATGATGCTGCTGGTCGGCCTTCTCATCCTCGTGCTCAGCGTGCGAACGCTGATCCTCGCATTCGGAGCATAA